ctctcccttcttccagatctcgctcgccactctctcaAATCTCGTTTGCCACCCTCGCTTTTTTcatttatacaaacagaagcgaaatgtataaattaggtttctatttgtataaagcgtgagaaaattatatatacacatgcaagtacatatattttcgtcctatacgcTTAACACAAATATTTTAGTTGGCTATGAAAGCTAATGATGTGAAGTTTAAGTTATagttgttgaaaaaaaaaactacacgTTAAGCGAGAAAATACTTGTAATGATGTGAAATGTATAAGCTTAATTAGTCCAAAATAGATGGTATCAAACTATATTAATATTAAGAATATGAATTGATTTAGCCTAACAActtcttaattaaattttaaaaacgtGAATGTACTCTTAAATTTGCTTAAACTCTAAATTTTGCCCAAGTAATAACAACTAGTCTGAAGAACAGAGGGCCCACACATAGTGACATATTCTTGGTCCACATCACGGATATTTCAACAAAGGCGGCCATAATATTCCATTATCTATTTTAACTTTgacaaaaagtttaaaatataaaaaataacttttaaattttataattttaaattaaacaaatgtACAAAGTATTTTTTCTGATCTTATAATTTAAACctatcatgaaaaaataaaatattattgaaaagaAATCGTTCCAATTGTTTGTAGTCAATCTCTTTGTCACATCTAACAAGTGGGTTTACCAACTTTTAGTTCACTCTATATTTGtgcgttttaacttttaaggaaaaaaaaatgaaaaaattcaattaattttgtaatttaatacTCTCTCAgtctcattttatatgacaATATTTGATCGGACAGGGAATTCAAGAAATAATgaaaactttgaattttttatcaaattgtccTTCAAAAAAGTTAACACTTTTTTCTCTAtcctcataaatgtattagagtACTATGTTTAAATTAAGTGAAACcaacaaagataaaaaataaattgtatatttaaatacttaccatataaaaaaatataatattcttttttagactgacagaaaaaataatgtcatataaaattaaacgaagagtaaataatttcaaatttaatttaattaaaatgtggACATATAAGTAATAGACAAGTTAGATGGATAATTCAGACTACAGTTCATTTATTaggaagaaaagaggaaaaacgCGTCTAGTTTAGAAGTTTTACATTTCAttgactttatatatatatatatatatataactttctGTATCAAAATATATAGTATAACATTTGTAACTACATTTTACTTGTAAAAAATGGAGCCATGGCAAGACCTTAGTGGAAAAGTAGTTATGGTGACCGGTGCGTCATCTGGAATCGGGCTAGAGTTCTGTATCAACTTAGCCAAAGCCGGTTGCAAAATCATTGCTGCAGCTCGTCGTGTTGACAGACTGAAATCTCTCTGTGACCAAATTAATAGTAAATCCAACGGACCTCAACGTGCAATCGCCGTTGAGCTTGATGTCTCTGCTGATAGTACTACCATTGAGTCCGCTGTACAAATAGCTTGGGATGCATTTGGACGTATTGATGTTTTGATTAACAATGCCGGTGTTAGAGGTATTTTGACTATTGAATTTAATAAGCCtcttattataatttaactttagaCCTTTCATTTTATTGAGTCGCTATCAGCTGTTGTACAGTaactagatttaaattttgtgtataaTCAGGGAGCGTGAGCTCTTCAGTGGAAATAACAGAGGAGGAATGGAATAATACATATAACACGAATCTACGAGGGGCATGGATGGTTTCGAAATATGTTTGTAAGCGTATGATCGATGCTAAACAGGGCGGAGGATCTGTTATTAACATCACTTCAATGGCGGGTTTAAATCGTACAGCAGTACCAGGGACTATTGCTTACGGTAGTTCAAAGATGGCTCTAGACATGGTTACTAAGGTACGATTCGTTCAATTGAACAAATTATCTGTGTGTATGTGATGAATTAATTGATTATGATTGAAATGACAGATAATGGCGATTGAATTGGGTGGAGAGAATATCAGAGTGAACTCGATATCACCAGGAGTTGTAAAATCAGAGATAACAGAGGACcttgttaaaaataaatggTTCCATAAGTTCCTTTTGCGAACTCTTCCTCTAAAATATCTTGGAACTACAGATCCGGCCTTAACATCACTCATTCGATATTTAATGCATGATTCTTCTGAATATATAACGGGCAATGTTTTCATCGTCGATGCTGGTGCTACCTTACCAGGTGTCCCTATTTTCTCATCGCTCTAGGGCGATGAACTTAGCTCAAGAAGTTCAACAAGAAATGGATATGTTAGACAAACACTGTAATAATGTTGGTTTTTTCTAGTTCTTGTAAGTTCAATTCTCGAAGCAATCGAAAATGTTTCTTAATACTCAAGTGCAATGTTTAGAGTGTTTGCGATTCGATTTGGGTCTGTTTTTAgttgaaactaaaatttagtTCTTAAGATCAAACAAATTTAGtcagttttaaaattatttcaaatttagtggatttttaaattattattaatcaaattaaatcagaTATGATAAACATTTAATTGATTTGGTTCATTTGTTcgatttttaattataaataaattaataaaattattcgtGCTTTGCGTGTGAATTTAATATCAAggaattaatgaaataatacttaaaacctGTCggttatcaaaattaaaaaactatattattttacatacaAGATTACGTAGTAAcgaacattaataatgtaacggaaaatgaaaattataacaaaatactATGATCTGTAAATTAAGCAATGATGTCAGTGAACAACTCAACATAAACAAATTACACGAATATTGAATGgtgcaaaagaagaagaaaaagaagttcaGATTTTtggttgttttaaaatgagatgaAATCCTtatatttatagacaacaaaggacATATTTGTTGTTCCTTATTGAAAATGTCACAACTATTTGGATTAGTTGCAACCCTTCGAAAAGGTCATAACATCTCATAAAAggtaaaacttttcataaaaagtcacaaaattttattaaagttataacttttcataaaacacaaaaaaatttcacaaacaattgcattttttttttatgaaagggAAAGactaattttgaaattaaataaattttaaaaataattcttacTTGGAATGACGTCATGTATACAGACCTAAAATTTTCTTTNNNNNNNNNNNNNNNNNNNNNNNNNNNNNNNNNNNNNNNNNNNNNNNNNNNNNNNNNNNNNNNNNNNNNNNNNNNNNNNNNNNNNNNNNNNNNNNNNNNNNNNNNNNNNNNNNNNNNNNNNNNNNNNNNNNNNNNNNNNNNNNNNNNNNNNNNNNNNNNNNNNNNNNNNNNNNNNNNNNNNNNNNNNNNNNNNNNNNNNNNNNNNNNNNNNNNNNNNNNNNNNNNNNNNNNNNNNNNNNNNNNNNNNNNNNNNNNNNNNNNNNNNNNNNNNNNNNNNNNNNNNNNNNNNNNNNNNNNNNNNNNNNNNNNNNNNNNNNNNNNNNNNNNNNNNNNNNNNNNNNNNNNNNNNNNNNNNNNNNNNNNNNNNNNNNNNNNNNNNNNNNNNNNNNNNNNNNNNNNNNNNNNNNNNNNNNNNNNNNNNNNNNNNNNNNNNNNNNNNNNNNNNNNNNNNNNNNNNNNNNNNNNNNNNNNNNNNNNNNNNNNNNNNNNNNNNNNNNNNNNNNNNNNNNNNNNNNNNNNNNNNNNNNNNNNNNNNNNNNNNNNNNNNNNNNNNNNNNNNNNNNNNNNNNNNNNNNNNNNNNNNNNNNNNNNNNNNNNNNNNNNNNNNNNNNNNNNNNNNNNNNNNNNNNNNNNNNNNNNNNNNNNNNNNNNNNNNNNNNNNNNNNNNNNNNNNNNNNNNNNNNNNNNNNNNNNNNNNNNNNNNNNNNNNNNNNNNNNNNNNNNNNNNNNNNNNNNNNNNNNNNNNNNNNNNNNNNNNNNNNNNNNNNNNNNNNNNNNNNNNNNNNNNNNNNNNNNNNNNNNNNNNNNNNNNNNNNNNNNNNTATATATATACCATTTATATAGTTTCCTACTTAGCACTTACATTAAACAAACAAAGTGATAAGATTCTTATTAGGTAAATGTAACAtcattcattaaaatatatttattagaagtcaaatatatttgaatatgtaGTGTCCTAATAAGAGTTGGAGGcttataatatgaatgtataatTTCTTTGTATGGACCATTTATTAgatgataaaatatatagagACCATTTTTTCAACGAGTTAAAGTGTATATTTATCTCTTTTATTCTTATAAAAATGACATACAATTTGTCtgtttaaaatcaaattagatcagatcagattttttttactaatataatTGACTTGAATAAGTTTTTAATCAAATCATGAACATCCTTTCAAGATTAATT
This portion of the Solanum pennellii chromosome 12, SPENNV200 genome encodes:
- the LOC107007615 gene encoding uncharacterized protein LOC107007615 yields the protein MEPWQDLSGKVVMVTGASSGIGLEFCINLAKAGCKIIAAARRVDRLKSLCDQINSKSNGPQRAIAVELDVSADSTTIESAVQIAWDAFGRIDVLINNAGVRGSVSSSVEITEEEWNNTYNTNLRGAWMVSKYVCKRMIDAKQGGGSVINITSMAGLNRTAVPGTIAYGSSKMALDMVTKIMAIELGGENIRVNSISPGVVKSEITEDLVKNKWFHKFLLRTLPLKYLGTTDPALTSLIRYLMHDSSEYITGNVFIVDAGATLPGVPIFSSL